One Polyangiaceae bacterium genomic window carries:
- a CDS encoding tetratricopeptide repeat protein, with product MAHSLRLKERAGDQHQIAVAHSNMAEVERRLNRPREALEHARRAVEIGEKAGAHSDLADMYKNMAEASLALGDIEAALASGQRAVTLAESTGRVYLADALATLERAMARAHETDAQRWSDAIEAARGAIAKHRGGAS from the coding sequence ATGGCGCATTCCTTGCGCTTGAAAGAGCGGGCGGGCGATCAACATCAAATTGCCGTGGCTCATTCGAATATGGCGGAGGTCGAGCGTCGGCTGAATCGGCCGCGGGAAGCGTTGGAGCACGCGAGGCGTGCCGTGGAGATTGGTGAAAAAGCGGGCGCGCACTCGGACCTGGCGGACATGTACAAGAACATGGCGGAGGCGTCGCTCGCATTGGGGGATATCGAAGCGGCGCTCGCCTCGGGACAGCGCGCAGTAACGCTCGCGGAAAGTACGGGGCGCGTGTATTTGGCGGACGCGCTTGCGACGCTGGAACGCGCGATGGCGCGCGCGCACGAAACGGATGCGCAGCGATGGAGCGATGCGATTGAGGCTGCGCGAGGAGCGATTGCAAAACATCGCGGAGGTGCGTCGTGA